The genomic window caatgctctccctcctcacccccggCGCCTGGCTTTGctggttcaagtcccagctaaaatcccaccttctaaaggaagcTTTTCCAGAATCCCCAGCATTAGCCGATGCCTTCCCTACGGCTTCCTACTTCTCCAGTATATGGCTTGCTTATGGAAATTTGTTAGCACACGGTCTCCCTCGTTACAGGGTGAACTTCTCCAGAGCAGGGCCTGTCGCCTGGGCCCAGGTCCGTGCCTGGCGTACAGCTTACTGACAGACGGAAAACGTCTTCCATCTCCTGCACTGGAGATTTAAGGAACGGTAGTGTATGTATTCTCAAGTCCTTTAGAACCGTGACGCTTTGCTTGGGGGGTTCAGGGCCAGGGGGGTGGCCAGGGGCACGCCCACATGTAGAGTGAGAAGCCTAGCGCGCCAAGGAGAAGTGGAAGCGCGCCAAGCCCACGGGTGCCCGGGACTCGCGGGGGGCCAACGGCGCGCGCCTCAGGAAAAGGAGTGGGGGACGCgctctgggggagggagggagggaaacatcGAGGCGGCGGCCGGGATGCGCTCGTGGCGTGGAGGGAGTTGGGGCGGCGGGAAAGCAGGGGCACGTCGCGGCCCGAGGATCGGGAGGAAGGGGGGGAGTCACTCACAGGTTGATGGTGCGCTCCAGGGTGAGAGGCTTGGTCTGCTGGATGTATTTGTTCCCAAACTGGTTTACACCCCGGGGCCAGCCCGTCTGCGAACGGTTGGGTGGCACGACAGACATGCTGGCGACTGAGGGCGTGGGCGCGAGGGCTGGCAGGGGCAGACGGAAGCCGAAAGAAAAAGCTGCTTCCCCTTTGAGGCCGGATTAGAGTCCCACTTCGGCAACCGCTACCGCCATTAACATGGAGGCGCCAGAGAAGGAGGCGGACGCTCACCGGAAGTGCTTTCTGACCTATCCTTCCTCAGCGTCGGGCTATTGCCTCGAATCACAGAAGGGAACTAGTCTCCTTCTCCAGAGCGGCGCGTGGCCAATCACAGCAAGGACGTTGCGCCACCGGAGGCACCCATTGGCAAAGACAAGTTAGGCGCCGCCTCTTCCCggctttcttctttccattgGGCGTCTCGTGGGTAGTGGGGGAATTCTAGGAGTTGTAGTATCGGTGGGTGCGACGCATTTGCCGCATGGCGCGCGACTCGTAGCAGTGTTCTGGTTTGGGAGGCAAAGCGATCCGAAGGTATGAGCGGGAAACGGCGCGCGGCTCCGGGACGTGTctcagagggaaagaagaaggggaagcgGGAGTTGACAGGGGAGTTCTCGGCCGCTATCCGTGAAGAATTGCTGAAAAACCAGGTGGCTGAGGCCTGGAGCCGAAGGACGAGATTCAGTCACGGTAACCGCGGGCGAGCGGCGGTCGCATGGAGTTGCTGCTCTGGTttgggagggtggggggtggggtgggagaagggtgAGGAGGGGGCTGCAAGCATGCGGGGGCAGAGCCCAGAGGGGCGGGGCCAGAGCCCAGAGGGGCGGGGCCAGAGCCCAGAGGGGCGGGGCCAGGAAGGGTCCTGGCCGAAAGACTGGAAGGGAAGGTGATCCTGCGGAAAGGTGTTTTCTGTAGCCAAGCCTAGTTCAGAATTGTGAACTGTAGTTTCCTTGAGGGAACAAGCTGGGTCTTTGTAACTCCAGcgttttctcctcttccttgaaCCCGTCCTTGATTCTCCCAGTTATTGGTAATAACTCAAACCTCCTCACTCAGGTGATTGATCCTTGCCCGCCGGTGACCTTGAGTTCTCCAGTTTTATGCCAGGGGAGTTTAATCTGATGATCCTGCCAACCTGCAAAGACTCCTTGTTGTGCCCAGTAATGGGCCTGCGGATCTAAAGAAAGGAGCCAGGGTATTTTACTCGTTAATGATGTTGCGAAGACCTGTGGGACATTCATTAGAAATTGTTAAAGTGTCTGTCCTCAGGGAATTTACAGTCtggttggagaaaagaaaaaaatcattaaaatgtttGAGTACTTtgtatataataggtgcttaatagatattgGTTGTATGAATAAAAGTACAAACTCCAGTAGTCAATACTTGTCCACCCAACTGGACTAGCACCTCTTAAGCACCTTAGCCAGGTTTTGGGCTAAGCattggagattcaaagaaaatcaaaaaacaGTCTcagccttcaaggaactcacaatgtaatgggaaagacaacatgcaaacagctatgtccGATCAAGATATATTACAGGTTAATTGGAGGGAGTCCTTTCAGAGGGAAGGTGGACTACCGTAAGCAGGACCTGTAGGAGGTAAGATTTTAGGTGAGAGTTGAAGGAAGTAAGGAGGCAGAGCATAGAATGAAGAGATGGAATGTTACCTGCTAGGAGTTGAATCGGACTGTATAAAatgtgaaaagactggaaaggtaggagtaggccaggttatgaaaggtttCAAAAGCCAGAGGATATTATGTTTAATCGTGGAAGTACTAGGGAACCACTGGGCTTCAGTAAAGAGTGAGAGGGTGATGTGATCAGTcctgcactttagaaagatcactgacATTTGGGTGGAGGATAGATtgcaaagagggagagaggagtcaGGGAGGCCAACGAGCAGGCTCTTCAGAGTCTAGGCATGAGGCTTGCACAAAGTgttggaaaggaaaaggggagtgaATATAtcttagtaatgttgtgaaataTTGGTTGTGAGGATTGAAAGGTAGGAGTCTTGGATGACACCTAAGTTGTGAGCCTcggtaactgggaggatggtggtgcccttgaaaggaagagggaagggtttggaaagaaaagataataactTCAGTTTTAGATATAATTGGTTTAAAGATGTCCCCAGGATATCCAGTTTGTGATGTCCAGTAAGTGGTTGGAGATACAAGACTGGATGTCAAAAGAGAGGTGTGGGCTGGATAAATAAATGTACAATAAGAGTTATGGAAGAACTATGCATAAACTGGGTAGAACTTTGGGAAATAAGTGGGAGGTGAACTAGAACACAAAATATAGGGTAAAAGTAAATAGAAAGTGGAAGACCACCAATTCTTCTTCTGTATTTTAGACCATGAAgttttatttcctattcatccctTCCCCTTAAATCCCTCAGACCTCCCCAGCAAAATATTAACACTgttttcttttatgaaagatgCCATAGTCATAGACCCAGATCCTTTCCATCACTGTGTGATCCCAGACTTCATCCAGTGCCAGACTTTCTTGGAAGGACTTCAAAAGGAACTTTTGGATTTGGATTTTCATGAGAAATGCAATGACTTGTACAAATTCAAACAGGTGTGTATTCACAAACTATTTATGCCACTTAAATATGCTCCCTCAAAGGTCATTTAATACAAGGTTCAACCAATCCCAGTTAGGTTACTATGGttgccttatttttattttactgcttAATACTTTCGGCACAATTGTAGCAAAAGAAATATACatctttttctcacttttatcTTTCTGATACCTGTCTTCATAAGGCAGTATCATAGATTAGAAAAACTTAGAATTAATCAACATAGGTTTGAATCTTAGCTGTGGTACTTTATAGCCATCTGACTTAGGGGTGAATTACTTACCCTCCCCAAActggtttcctcctctataaattaGTAGTAACAATACTTGCAATAGCCGTTTCATACAGTTGTTTTGAGGTTCAAGTGACTTAAATATGCTGTTATaggtgtacatatgtgtataattcttatgtatataagtatgtgagCAACATACATATAAGTAgtttggtggcacagtgagtagaacactggacctggagttagggaggcctgagttcaaaccctccCTTAGATACTAGTGGtgcaatcttgggcaaatcacttaacctctgcctcaagtttcctcacttgtaaaatggaggcaatagcaccttcctcccagggctgtggtgaagataaaataaaataatttttgtaaagtgctttgtaaatctaaaCTGCTATATGTAAATGCTGATAGTACTATTCTGACAACTTCACTTATCATTCCTCTTCAACTTAGCTCTTTataaaaatggaatgggcaaatGTACATTGCTGAAACTAAGAGAATGGTTTGGGGAGAGGACCATGGCAGATTCTGTACCATACCTCTTATCTAGGCTGAGAAATGGAAGGACAGAATCATAAACTGACACACAATTGACCTGAGCATGAGGAAGTAGGGCAGAATGGAGAATTGGTGGGAAATAACTGGAATCAAATTAATCTAAGCAAAAGAAGTCGCAAGGACTAAGTACTgactgaaaagagaagaaaacaattcccATAGAGGAAAACACAAACTTGACAGTTATAATCTTGAAAGTGTATAGATTAATTCCctaggaaagagaatggaaagatGGATAAGAAAAAACTCAGCAATTTACCGTATTCAGAAAAGGTATTTCAAAACAAAGGGATACCAAGTGAAAAGGAAAGATTGGGgcaaaatttgttttcctttatttgatTCTAGAAAAACGGGTTGGAACCATGATTTTTAAACAAGGTAGTAATAAAAATTTAGTGTCAATTCTGTTGTTTAAAGATATCATATGCAGTAAGGCAATATTAATTATATGTGTATTGCCATTAATAAGTTCTTAAAAGCTAACAGAATTATGAAGATATTGGTAATAACATAATAATTGTAGGAAACTAATATTTTTTAGAGTTCTGTAAATCTAGCAGAAAGAtgagaatcaaagaagataaaagactgaacaaattatTGGAACAATTAGATTTGAAACACCTATGACAGCTTCTCATTGGGAATATTTAAGCATATACCTATTTCAGAGCATCAGTaatagctttacaaatattgatcATGTTTTAGGAcataaaaatggtaaatattttctttatagaTTGTTAAATAATGAAAACTACTATTCATAGAGGAAACATAAGCAAAATGTATAGACCTAAATGGAGACTAAGTAGTAGCATTCTGAATCACAGGCAGGTTAAAAGAATGATCCTAATAATAAGACAATATGTCAGAATATATGAAATCCAATAAAAGTAGTActcagaggaaaaattagatCTCTGAAAACACTGATGAATTAAGAAGAGATATTTTTAATCAACTACGTATGCAGTTAGAGAAAACAGATTCAGCAAACTAACAACCCTTTAAAAAGGAATCTTGGTCATTagcaggaaaatagaaaaaaatgagggaataaaGATAAtaggagtgattttttttaaactagcttTTTTATGGGGTGttgggttttttgggtttttttacaaTATTAAGAGAACAATAAATCAATAGCTTCTTCAGTGTTACAGTGCATCTTTGGTTTCTTTAACGTAGCTATTCCCTCCAGAGGTGCAGATCACAACTCATCTGCGCCTTCTTATTCTTCTGCCATTCCTATCCATGTCATATAAATCTTACACAAAGGTGTAGACCCAACCTGCTTAAAACCCTCCTCTTGTGTAAATATCAACTGAATACACAATTATTTGTCAATCTTGCCACATGACTTGCTTACCTTCTTTGCTAGTCAGATAGCTAATTACATCTTTATGATACCTTggtttaaaaaagaggaaaattaggttgccaaaataataaataaactgaATCTGCCTTACTCTGAGATCCATGTTGTTACCATAGCTACCTTTCCAGATATCTTACATGTTTCCCAGCACTATTAAGGATACAAGGAAAAGATAAggaataatccctgccttcacaGGACTTGTAATGTTGATGTTAACATAAGACAGACCTACAAAAGCAGAACACTTAGGTAGTAAGCTAGGTAGTATTGATTTTATGTTCAGAGTCAGAGGAGACAGGTACTGAGCTCAGGCAACccgttattttctcttttttcaattaCGTCACAAAAGTTCTTGTAAGAACACAATGATTTGCCTGTATATCTAATGTCtgagagtttttttttccattatcacAAGTCGGATGATCTGAAGAATAGAGACGAGCTTCACATCTCTGCCTTAAGGTAAATGAAGTGTCCCTAATGCACAGCAGCAGGGAACTAGAGCCCTTGTTTCTAATCCCTGAACTCTAGAACTGAATTAACTGTAGCTCATTTGCAGTGCTGTGCATTTGTTTAGTGTCCTTTTAGAAATATCAGCATTATatagagcaggggtagggaaccttcagccttgaggccatatgtggccttgtaggttcttgggtgcagcctttttattaaatctaagttttacagaacagatccttttttaaagtggatttattttgtgaagtttATCCAGCCAACTACTGATCTTGGAATTTTTCTAGGTAGATTGTATGAAACAGTTAAGAATTGAAAAGTGTTGCAAGAAGAGACTTTGCTAAAGTAAAAGCTTTCCAATGGCATAGATGCAGATTTAGTAAATGAAGCCTTTCTGTGAAATAAGTTAATGAAATTGGTCTTGCCAGTGAATGGTAGGGCCAAATATTAAGGGAATTCACATTTAAGGTTTTGGATCTGTTGCTCATCTAAAGGGTCTAGTAGCTTTAGGACTTATGAAATATATTGTGACCTACAAAACCTAATCCTATCCATGTAATTTTTACACTAAGCATATTATGTGACATTTATATTGGTTTGTGCAAGGACATTtagtttttttggtctatgtaACTAGTATCCTGAAAAAAGTAGCTCCCATTAAATCCTAGGAACTTGGTAATTCCTCTGATGTGTTTCACTGCCTTCAAACAATAACACCTGTGGCCTAGATCAGGAACACAAAAAACTATGTATAACACGACGATTGGCACCTTTGCTTTTTAGGAAAATTCTCTTTGAAGATTTTCGGAGATGGCTTTCTGACATTGCTAAGATTGACTTGGAATCAACCATTGATATCTTCTGTGCTAAGTATGAGTATACAggtgagaaaaataaaagttacattCTTAATGGATATTACTAATGAGTATACTTAGggggaagcatttttttcattaggaaATTCTGATCCCAGTCTCTGAGGTTTTATTTGTTTCCTGTTGCATGTGCAAAACACTGTAAGGGAATGATTATGTCTCTTCCTACACTTGTTTTATTGATCATCCCTGTGATGGGATGGAAGAAAAGTACAAAGAACCAGAAGTTTCAAAGTGAACCTTATAATGCTCTGCAAGGATGGGACATACGGAAACCACAGTTGGCCAAAGCACTGCCACTCTACTGCCCAGTGTCTCATCGCTGCCACTTTTCTCGCACTTTTGGCTATAGAACAGTTCTGAGTGTTGACAGCGTTTAGCATGTAGGGTGCCTTATCAGAGACTGGGTTGTGAGGGGACATTCATACTTCATATTCACTGAATAGAATAATGGGCAAAAGCGTTTATAGTTACGTAAATAAGTGTGTGATGCAACTACATTCTATTATCCACATTTGGGAGATGTAGAAACAGGTTCATTGAGGCAAAGGAATTTGCTCATAATCACACAGCTAGCTGGTAGGTTTAgagtcagaatttaaactcagtcttcctgactctaaatctagtgctcttcACTATATCTTGCTGTTATTTTAACTTTCTAAAATTCAcaatttcaaaaataataatcatagtaatagctagcatttatatagtgcttttaagatttacaaagcactttcacaaaTATTTATCCTCTCCGTAACCTTGGAGGGGgaacattattatttttccagttttatagatgaaactgaggcagatagattaagtgacttgcccaggattacatatctgttaaatgtctgaggtctgatttgaactcaggtcttcctgaccccaggtctagcactctctccattgtgctACATACCTAGAATAAAGATTTAAGTCTCTGTCACTTAGATAAGCATTAAAATTTGGTGTAGATTAGCTGCTGCAAATGTAAATATATAGTAGCCCAGGTACTCAGTTGTATACCATTGCAGATATCCTACTATGCCATGATGATGAACTAGAGGGAAGAAGAATTGCTTTCATTCTTTATCTCGTTCCTCCTTGGGACAAGAGCCTTGGTGGTACCTTGGACCTGTACAGTACGGATGGTAAGATAAAAAAAGACATCCACATCTTATCTCTTGGTACCATCATCTGTGTTTTTCAAAAAGGAACAAGGAAATTTACTCAGGTTTCATGTTTTCATATGTGACCATTAATCAAATCCATtcattgaattattgaattagaagggaaataaatCTAAGCTTTGTCAGGTGGGAGAAATGATTTAATATTAGGTAGATAATTAGGTAAGTTAAAGTAGTCAGCCTCACCTGAATAATTATGTTGATCATTCAGTAGAAAGGTATAgagtaaaaaaaatccttttcattTACACTGTCATTCCATATGACCAGATGCTTTCCATGTGACTAATAGTCAAGAAGATGCCATTGTTAAAACCAGCTCTCCCCATTTTTGGAAAGAACTGTTACCATTTTAAGATCCTCAAATTTTAGAATTTGAATCTAGAGGAACCTTAAAGATTATTTACTCCATCCCTCTTATtgtacagtagaggaaactgaccCAGAGAGAGGCCATGACTTCCTCAGTGTCTTAGGAACCTGAAGGCCAGGTAGTAATAAGTGATAATTTTCAGGACCTGGACCAGGACGTAATCATTTTCCCTTCTACATACAATTAAACAAGAGTAGTAATAGTAACGCTTAATGCTATTTGTGGACTACACCTTTGTTTGTGCTTTCTCCTGGTGTAGAACATTTCCAGCCGAAGCAGATTGTCAAGTCTCTCGTCCCCTCTTGGAACACCTTGGTTTTCTTTGAAGTGTCTCCAGTATCCTACCACCAGGTAAAGATGGCAAGGCACAAATGGATCGAACCATCAATGAGCATTCTTTCAAAATCAGGCACAGTTTAGTGAGTACCTATTTCCTACCAATGTGAAGTTCCCTGTGGTTGTTTTCACATCAAAGTGTGGTGCTCTGGGACATTTCATCTGCACTTTTACAGAAGTAGAATGTATATGCTTTGGTGAGTAATCTCTGTAGTTATATGTCATACTCATATGTGCCTAATTTTATCCTTTCAGGTGTCTGAAGTTCTATCTGAAGGAAAATGCCGACTATCTATAAGTGGCTGGTTTCATGGCCCTCCTCAGACAAGACCCTCAAGCTATGTTGAACCCCTTCTACCTCTTAGCCCTCACATTCCACGAGATGTAAGAATAAGCTACCTTTATTTTAACAACTAGAAGGTTCAGTTATTTCCCTAAATTTCCAAGTGACTGTTCCTAATAAACTGTTGATTTCTACCTAGTCTAATgttgacttttgtcttttcatgtaaAGAACTGCAACATCCACTTATAAATTGGAAGATATGTAAATAGATGATTTACCTGTACTTTACCAATCCCCCATATTTTTTGACCAAGAATTAAAGTTAGGGACTTGGTAGAtgcctctcatttattttctgtttctttgcagaGTGAAATCTTGTACGAATGGATTAATCCAATCTACATGGATGTTGATTCTCAGGCTCAAATTCAAGAGGAATTTGAGGAGCGATCTGAAATTCTGCTGAAGGAATTTTTCAAGGTGACTCAAAAGGACATGTTCAATACATTGTTTATTGCTTTGCATGTTGTCATATTTACTATTTTTGAAGCATATAAGCATAAGATGCGTAGAAGATTAACTAGGTCTTCAAGGGGATTATCTTTGCTGATCTTCTGCAATTCTGTTATTCCATCAAAAAATGCCAATATAAGAAAAACTTTAATTCCCTGTGGAATCAAGGTTCTTGGACATTTGCAATGTGCAGTTCAGTTTCTTTAAAGAAACAGCACTtgatattattgctattattctCTTATACATAAAACTATCTTCCtacttttttggtttttctaCTTTTCAGTATTTTTACATCTGTTATGGGACTTTAGGAGCTCAGTATGTGTTAATTAGTGATGGGGTTAAAATCACTTTACAGTGAATCATAAAAAGTCATTGATCTAGAATTAGAAAGCACCTTAGAGGGATAATGATATACTTAAGGTTAAAAAATTAGTGAGGGAACTGGAACTAAAAATACTGGCTTCCCCACATAATCTCAAGACGCTGTACAAATTATTTACATTCAATTTCGATTTTCTTATACCAAATATGGCCTACTAGCCTTTTTATCATATGTAGACTTTCATTATAATGATAATGATTGTAACTAAATTTAGCCAGTTTTATCTTTAAAACAGTCTTGTGAATTTAGTGGGGGTATATTATgatggtgggttttttttaatagattaagaaattgaagcaattgaATGGCTTACTCAAAGTCCCATCAAGAGTGATTAGAATCAAATCTGAAATCAGAGTGTTCAGATCCTTAGCTAAAACTAGAACCTAGACTCTTGACTAGACTATGCTGCTTGTAACTGCTCCCAGGAGTCATTGACTTAAGGGCAAAATACACTGGATAAAGAACATTTTAACAGGTTTTAAAGTCACAGAAGTTGAACCTGTAATTTTTCAGTAAATAAGCTTTTTGTGTAGCCTATTTTAATAGTTACATACTAGCAAAAAGAATGTAAGGTTGTGGATAATGAAGAATTGTGTTAACTGTTCTGATTACTTGTTTTTCAGTCtgaaaaatataaagagattTGTGAGGCTTTGGAGAAAGAAGATCTAGAATGGAGCCAACGAGGTCCCCCCAACAAAAGGTAGCCTTTTCTGTGTAAGGAA from Notamacropus eugenii isolate mMacEug1 chromosome 1, mMacEug1.pri_v2, whole genome shotgun sequence includes these protein-coding regions:
- the OGFOD1 gene encoding prolyl 3-hydroxylase OGFOD1 isoform X1 — its product is MSGKRRAAPGRVSEGKKKGKRELTGEFSAAIREELLKNQVAEAWSRRTRFSHDAIVIDPDPFHHCVIPDFIQCQTFLEGLQKELLDLDFHEKCNDLYKFKQSDDLKNRDELHISALRKILFEDFRRWLSDIAKIDLESTIDIFCAKYEYTDILLCHDDELEGRRIAFILYLVPPWDKSLGGTLDLYSTDEHFQPKQIVKSLVPSWNTLVFFEVSPVSYHQVSEVLSEGKCRLSISGWFHGPPQTRPSSYVEPLLPLSPHIPRDSEILYEWINPIYMDVDSQAQIQEEFEERSEILLKEFFKSEKYKEICEALEKEDLEWSQRGPPNKRFYETAEEEKLPDVLRDCMELFRSEALFLLLSNFTGLKLHFLVLSDEDDEEHAEDNEKESKKISHVSSKPENCQEASGHTSQQNKMETALEPEKEKAKNKSSVPKCIGELRHWKNGHYTLVHDTKNTEFALDLLFYCGCKGWKTEYGGFTSYIAKGEDEELLTVTPEENSLALVYRDRETVKFVKHINHQSLEQKKTGQNRTGFWDFSFVYYE
- the OGFOD1 gene encoding prolyl 3-hydroxylase OGFOD1 isoform X2 encodes the protein MRNAMTCTNSNRKILFEDFRRWLSDIAKIDLESTIDIFCAKYEYTDILLCHDDELEGRRIAFILYLVPPWDKSLGGTLDLYSTDEHFQPKQIVKSLVPSWNTLVFFEVSPVSYHQVSEVLSEGKCRLSISGWFHGPPQTRPSSYVEPLLPLSPHIPRDSEILYEWINPIYMDVDSQAQIQEEFEERSEILLKEFFKSEKYKEICEALEKEDLEWSQRGPPNKRFYETAEEEKLPDVLRDCMELFRSEALFLLLSNFTGLKLHFLVLSDEDDEEHAEDNEKESKKISHVSSKPENCQEASGHTSQQNKMETALEPEKEKAKNKSSVPKCIGELRHWKNGHYTLVHDTKNTEFALDLLFYCGCKGWKTEYGGFTSYIAKGEDEELLTVTPEENSLALVYRDRETVKFVKHINHQSLEQKKTGQNRTGFWDFSFVYYE